The following proteins are encoded in a genomic region of Eulemur rufifrons isolate Redbay chromosome 18, OSU_ERuf_1, whole genome shotgun sequence:
- the PRSS16 gene encoding thymus-specific serine protease — MAIGPALWLGPLLLLSLWELSAPASLLRRLGEHIQQIQESSSLGLGLGLGPDAVALPKVGWLEQPLDPFNASDRRSFLQRYWVNDQHWADQDGPVFLHLGGEGSLGPGSVMRGHPAALAPAWGALVISLEHRFYGLSVPAGGLDMAQLRFLSSHHALADVASARLALSRLFNVSSSSPWICFGGSYAGSLAAWARLKFPHLIFASIASSAPVRAVLDFSEYNDVVSRSLKSPAIGGSLECRAAVAAAFAEVERRLSAGGAVQAALGAELGACGSLGRAEDQAELLGALQALVGGAVQYDGQAGAPLSVRQLCGLLLGGGGNRSHPTPYRGLRRAVQIVRHSLGQKCLSFSRAETVAQLKATEPQVSGVGDRQWLYQTCTEFGFYVTCEDPRCPFSQLPALPSQLDLCEQVFGLSASSVAQAVAQTNSYYGGQTPGATQVLFVNGDTDPWHVLGVTQALGSSESALLIPSASHCLDMAPERPSDSPSLRLGRQSISQQLQTWLRLPKESQVRDGV, encoded by the exons ATGGCCATTGGGCCTGCCCTGTGGCTGGGCCCTCTGCTCCTGCTTTCCCTCTGGGAGCTCTCAGCTCCAG CCTCCCTTCTTAGGCGCCTGGGTGAGCACATTCAGCAGATTCAGGAAAGCTctagcctgggcctgggcctgggcctggggccagATGCTGTGGCCCTCCCAAAAGTGGGGTGGCTGGAGCAGCCACTGGACCCCTTCAATGCATCGGACAGAAGATCCTTCCTGCAG CGTTACTGGGTGAATGACCAACATTGGGCTGACCAGGATGGACCTGTATTCCTGCATCTGGGGGGCGAGGGCAGTCTTGGGCCTGGCTCAGTGATGAGAG GGCACCCTGCAGCCCTAGCCCCAGCCTGGGGGGCCCTGGTGATAAGCCTGGAACACAGATTTTATGGCCTGAGTGTTCCTGCTGGGGGCCTGGACATGGCCCAGCTTCGCTTCCTGTCCAGCCACCATGC GTTGGCCGACGTGGCCTCCGCACGTCTAGCACTCTCCCGCCTCTTCAACGTCTCCTCCTCCAGCCCATGGATCTGCTTCGGAGGCTCCTACGCCGGTTCCTTGGCCGCCTGGGCCCGGCTGAAG TTCCCCCACCTCATTTTCGCCTCCATCGCTTCCTCCGCCCCGGTGCGGGCAGTGCTGGATTTCTCCGAGTATAATGAC GTGGTGTCCAGAAGCCTAAAGAGCCCGGCGATTGGCGGGTCCCTGGAG TGCCGGGCGGCGGTGGCCGCTGCCTTCGCGGAAGTGGAGCGGCGTCTGAGCGCCGGCGGGGCGGTTCAAGCAGCGCTCGGGGCGGAGCTGGGCGCGTGTGGGTCTCTGGGCCGCGCAGAAGACCAGGCAGAGCTGCTGGGGGCTCTGCAGGCACTGGTGGGAGGCGCGGTGCAGTACGACGGGCAGGCGGGAGCGCCACTGAGCGTACGACAGCTCTGCGGACTCCTCCTCGGGGGCGGGGGCAACCGCAGCCACCCCACGCCCTACCGTGGGCTTCGTCGGGCGGTGCAG ATTGTCAGGCACAGCCTGGGTCAGAAGTGTCTAAGCTTTTCCCGAGCAGAGACAGTGGCACAGCTGAAGGCCACAGAACCCCAAGTGTCCGGCGTGGGTGACCGGCAGTGGTTGTACCAGACATGTACTGAGTTTGGCTTCT ATGTCACCTGTGAGGATCCTAGATGTCCTTTCTCCCAGCTCCCAGCGCTGCCCTCCCAGCTAGACCTATGTGAGCAGGTTTTTGGACTCTCAGCCTCATCTGTAGCCCAGGCTGTGGCCCAGACGAACTCCTACTATGGTGGACAAACCCCTGGGGCAACCCAAGTGCTATTTGTTAATG gGGACACAGACCCCTGGCATGTGCTAGGTGTAACACAGGCCTTGGGATCCTCGGAGTCAGCTCTTCTCATCCCTAGTGCCTCCCACTGCTTGGACATGGCACCTGAGAGGCCCTCAGATTCCCCGAGCCTCCGGCTAGGGCGCCAG AGCATCTCCCAACAGCTGCAGACCTGGCTCAGGCTGCCAAAGGAAAGCCAGGTTAGGGATGGGGTCTGA